In the Candidatus Methylomirabilota bacterium genome, TCGCCCGGTTCGTCGCGATGTTGAAGGCCAGGCGAGCGTAGAGCTCGGGATCCGGCTCGACGGCGACAATCCGACACGCCGGCCCGAGTCGGTTGTACGCCCAGAACGAGTAGGCGCCCGCGTTCGCACCCAGGTCGAGGAACACGGTGGCCGAGGCGATCCGGCTCTTCAGAACGTCCCGCTCGGCTGGATCGAAGGACTCCGGCCGGAACAGGAGCGCCGTCTCCGAGTAGTTCCCGCGGCGATGCAGGCGCAGCCGAAGGCCCCACACCTCGACGTCCAGCGGGGTGTCCGGACCGTACTTCACCGGGTGCCGCAGGAAGACCGCCAGACGGGCACCGAGCCAGTTTCGGGGGAGACGTCGACAGAACGCAATCAGCCAGCGTTCGACTCCACGCGGTGCGTGTTTGCCCCACGGCTCCCCCGCCTCGGTCATCTGGCCGGAACCTTGAGCTCCAGCCACTCCACCTGGCGGGCCTGCACCGCGTCTCGCACCCGGCGTTCCCGGGTACTCAAGCCGGCGCCCTGAGGGTTGCAGGGAGCCTCGCCGCGCCAGGAACGCGAGCGAAGCCGCGGCCATGACCCCTCCCGTGAGCAGCCACGCCTGCGCAGTGGCCCGCGCCAGCAAGACGACGATCAAGCCTGCCGCTATCCAGGGCACAACGCGCCCGGCCGGCATGACGAACGGCTTGTCGGCCGCGCCCGCGTCGAGCCGCCGCAGCCGCCACACGCCCAGGCAGCACGCCAAATACACGAACAGGATCGCCACGTTCGCCATGATCGCGAGTTTGACGTACGTGCCCGTGATAGCGATGGCGCACACGATCACACCCTGGATCGCGATCGCGACGTAGGGCGTGTGGTGTGCGCGGTGCACTGCCGCGAGCGGCTGCGGCAGGTAGCCATCCACCGCGAGGGCGAAGAGCGTCCGCGGGGTGGAGAGCATCGTGGCCGTCATGAAGCCGAAGGTCGAGACGATCATCGCGATGAGGATCAGCGTGGAGCCGGTCGGTCCGGCGAATTGCACGGCCGCCGCGGCGAGCGGGGCTTTGGCCGTCTCGGGGGCGGCGAGCGCGCTGCCGAGGATGCCCTGGGCGACGAGCTGGA is a window encoding:
- a CDS encoding amino acid permease: MIGVRGLAAAIFNITVGAAIFVLPAHVAGNLGAAAPLAYLVCAVATALVALCIAEAGSRFPRSGGPYAYVETAFGPYAGYLCGVLLWLGITLAMGAVATVLADAVGELLPGVGGQLPRALFLVVIIASLAVVNIRGAALGSRVSGIATVAKVVPLIAFVALGLSHVRAENLALGSFPSLARLGESGLLLMFAFFGMESALQVSGEVRDAARAVPRAIALAVTGVGVLYIAVQLVAQGILGSALAAPETAKAPLAAAAVQFAGPTGSTLILIAMIVSTFGFMTATMLSTPRTLFALAVDGYLPQPLAAVHRAHHTPYVAIAIQGVIVCAIAITGTYVKLAIMANVAILFVYLACCLGVWRLRRLDAGAADKPFVMPAGRVVPWIAAGLIVVLLARATAQAWLLTGGVMAAASLAFLARRGSLQPSGRRLEYPGTPGARRGAGPPGGVAGAQGSGQMTEAGEPWGKHAPRGVERWLIAFCRRLPRNWLGARLAVFLRHPVKYGPDTPLDVEVWGLRLRLHRRGNYSETALLFRPESFDPAERDVLKSRIASATVFLDLGANAGAYSFWAYNRLGPACRIVAVEPDPELYARLAFNIATNRASITPVRAALGDHPGRLPLFINPERRGQNSLLARPGASQPAESVVVDVMTLPDLLAAVAVDHVDVMKIDLEGMEYPVLHHFFQTAGRRLWP